From the Candidatus Krumholzibacteriota bacterium genome, one window contains:
- the hypF gene encoding carbamoyltransferase HypF, whose protein sequence is MTGLRGFRSSLKMLKRVLAVVKGRIQGVGFRPRVYTIAVKFGLSGFVRNTPGGLNIELEGEGGDIDLFFEELRRNPPPVARIDNIDVESIPLKNEDSFQIRESASDGISEVCIPPDLATCSACIRELFDPNNRRYRYPFINCTDCGPRFTIVRSLPYDRERTSMAEFPLCGECEREYYDPLDRRFEAQPNACPECGPVLRCIDPEGKEYSGDPVTVAANLLKKGKIVAVKGLGGYHLSCNALDAGAVERLRNRKNRPDKAFAVMCSSIEQVEEHCKCTSEMKEALLSVARPIVVCARNEVQRITNKVSPDTNDLGVMLAYTPLHHLLLESVGGPIVMTSANMNDEPIATDEDEIKQILGSVADAALVHNRPIVRRCDDSVLTFVDRQPLFFRRSRGFVPDSIPLPFEGPSTLGCGAEQKVAGCLTRGDKAYLTQHIGDLSSYEVYDFYAKAVNGISSLFKIKAEIAAYDIHPGYHTTEFGKNAGLREQYAVQHHHAHIAACMAENKLTGKVIGVALDGTGYGPDKTVWGGEFLIADLSEYRRVGHFKQYPMPGGDAAVREPLRMALSYAGSNSGMKADKLPTFITDKIGKRNAAAMLQAIGRGLNSPLTSSCGRLFDAAAAICGICSHPSYDGQAPQRFQNICDLKEESAYSFEITGVEDENLILDFSEMIASIIGDVETGRGASLISARFHNTLVEGAAAMCEKISADSGIKDVALSGGVFQNSIILSRLRKLLNTRGFNVYFHRKLPPNDACIAYGQAVVALARHNMKR, encoded by the coding sequence ATGACTGGATTGCGTGGGTTCAGGAGCAGCTTGAAAATGCTAAAAAGAGTTCTGGCAGTAGTTAAAGGACGCATACAGGGAGTGGGATTCCGCCCCCGTGTGTATACAATCGCCGTAAAATTCGGACTTTCCGGGTTTGTTCGCAATACACCCGGTGGTTTGAATATTGAGCTCGAAGGTGAAGGCGGCGATATTGATCTTTTCTTTGAAGAACTGCGCCGTAACCCTCCGCCTGTGGCCAGGATAGACAATATAGATGTCGAAAGTATTCCTCTAAAGAATGAAGACAGTTTCCAGATCAGGGAAAGCGCGAGCGATGGTATTTCTGAAGTGTGCATTCCTCCGGATCTTGCTACCTGCAGCGCTTGCATCCGTGAGCTTTTTGACCCCAATAATAGAAGATACAGATATCCTTTCATAAACTGTACAGACTGCGGGCCCCGCTTCACAATTGTAAGGTCACTTCCCTACGATAGAGAGCGAACGAGCATGGCTGAGTTTCCACTCTGCGGGGAGTGCGAGCGAGAATACTACGACCCTCTAGACCGGCGTTTCGAAGCTCAGCCCAACGCCTGCCCTGAGTGCGGGCCCGTTCTCAGGTGTATTGATCCGGAGGGGAAAGAGTATTCCGGTGATCCGGTAACCGTAGCGGCTAATCTGCTTAAGAAGGGGAAGATAGTCGCGGTAAAGGGTCTAGGCGGATATCACCTGAGCTGTAACGCTCTTGATGCCGGGGCGGTAGAACGTTTGAGGAACAGGAAAAATCGCCCCGATAAAGCCTTCGCCGTCATGTGCTCTTCTATCGAGCAGGTAGAGGAGCATTGCAAGTGTACTTCTGAAATGAAAGAAGCCCTTCTTTCTGTTGCCAGACCTATCGTCGTATGCGCCAGGAACGAGGTTCAAAGAATAACCAATAAGGTTTCACCAGACACGAACGATCTTGGTGTTATGCTGGCGTATACGCCGCTGCATCACCTTCTCCTTGAAAGTGTAGGGGGGCCGATTGTAATGACAAGCGCGAATATGAATGATGAACCGATAGCGACGGATGAAGATGAAATAAAACAGATTCTGGGTTCTGTCGCCGACGCCGCCCTCGTTCATAATCGGCCGATCGTAAGACGTTGTGATGACTCAGTGCTTACATTCGTTGACCGGCAACCCCTCTTTTTCCGGCGGAGCAGAGGATTCGTGCCCGATTCAATCCCTTTGCCCTTTGAAGGCCCCTCGACCTTGGGATGCGGAGCGGAGCAGAAAGTGGCAGGGTGTCTGACCCGGGGCGATAAGGCCTATCTTACTCAGCATATAGGTGACCTGTCATCCTATGAAGTATATGATTTTTATGCTAAAGCAGTAAACGGGATCTCCTCACTATTCAAGATCAAAGCGGAAATCGCCGCCTATGATATACATCCCGGTTATCATACTACCGAGTTCGGGAAAAATGCCGGCCTGAGAGAGCAGTACGCCGTGCAGCATCATCACGCTCATATCGCGGCGTGTATGGCTGAAAACAAGCTTACCGGAAAAGTGATTGGAGTTGCTCTTGACGGCACAGGATATGGGCCGGATAAGACAGTCTGGGGAGGGGAATTTTTAATAGCGGATCTAAGTGAGTACAGACGGGTGGGGCACTTTAAGCAGTATCCAATGCCGGGCGGAGATGCCGCGGTGAGAGAACCCCTCCGTATGGCCTTAAGTTATGCCGGGAGTAATTCAGGAATGAAAGCCGATAAGCTTCCGACGTTTATAACCGATAAGATAGGTAAACGCAACGCCGCCGCGATGCTTCAGGCAATAGGGAGAGGTCTTAATTCCCCGCTTACATCGAGCTGTGGCAGATTATTCGATGCTGCAGCGGCCATTTGCGGAATATGCTCTCATCCTTCCTATGACGGGCAGGCTCCACAGAGATTTCAGAACATTTGCGATCTCAAAGAAGAAAGCGCCTATTCATTTGAAATTACGGGCGTGGAGGATGAAAATCTGATTCTGGATTTTTCAGAGATGATTGCTTCAATTATAGGTGATGTTGAAACCGGGCGGGGGGCTTCTTTGATATCGGCGCGTTTTCATAATACACTGGTTGAAGGTGCCGCGGCTATGTGTGAAAAAATAAGCGCTGATTCGGGTATCAAGGATGTAGCGCTTTCCGGTGGTGTGTTTCAAAACAGCATAATTCTGAGCAGACTGCGCAAGTTGTTAAATACAAGAGGCTTTAATGTATATTTTCACAGAAAACTGCCGCCTAACGACGCATGTATAGCTTACGGTCAGGCAGTAGTTGCCCTCGCTCGGCACAATATGAAGAGATAA
- a CDS encoding hydrogenase maturation protease produces METKRESESSSGSIIVGVGNTMMLDEGIGVRVVREMKKSGNYPSGFEIDEVGASSFNIIHLISSKNIAVLVDCAYMGEDSGVIRMFTPKEAESRKIRTGLSLHEGDLVQAVRLMEHTGVMPKWLYFFGIEPVEVAPGDRLSPLLDEKLDEYADFINENILSVIKKIEDADA; encoded by the coding sequence ATGGAGACTAAAAGGGAATCTGAAAGCAGCTCCGGCTCCATTATAGTTGGAGTTGGCAATACAATGATGCTTGATGAGGGTATTGGGGTGCGTGTTGTCCGGGAGATGAAGAAAAGCGGTAACTACCCGTCAGGTTTCGAAATAGATGAAGTTGGCGCTTCTTCTTTCAATATAATTCACCTTATTTCTTCAAAGAATATTGCCGTTTTGGTAGACTGCGCCTACATGGGAGAGGACTCGGGCGTTATTCGTATGTTCACCCCCAAAGAGGCGGAATCAAGAAAAATAAGGACGGGGCTTTCTCTTCACGAAGGAGATCTGGTTCAGGCGGTCCGTCTGATGGAGCATACGGGAGTTATGCCGAAATGGCTTTATTTTTTCGGTATTGAACCGGTTGAAGTAGCGCCCGGCGATCGGCTGTCACCTCTTCTTGACGAGAAATTGGATGAGTATGCCGACTTTATTAATGAAAATATTTTATCAGTAATTAAGAAAATAGAGGATGCTGATGCATGA
- a CDS encoding Ni/Fe hydrogenase subunit alpha — MSKAVDINVKHVTRVEGHGNIVVKADDGSIEKVEWQVPEAPRFFEAMVRGNNYDDIQTIVSRICGICSASHSLAALKAVEDALDVKVSEQTRKLRILLNYAEQIESHVLHVGYLVAPDLLGVKSVVPLVSSHPDLVKTIIAAHRLGNEMMSLIGGRRTHPVSVKVGGFSRIPTESQLKDLKKKLEDSVPKLKVIAEAVLGLADKLPAFERDTEYISITNPDHYTFYDGDIFSTDIDKTVDIHDFESVANEYVSAQSTAKWTKWHRDSFAVGALARFNNNADQLLPLAKSIADMFGLKKGCCNPYFNNVAQIVEVVQVVEHSLKLIGELLEDGLDPEASKPPKVETKAGEGVGCVEAPRGILFHRYKFDDNGICTGANICIPTNQNHGNIQKDFEELVPQFISADKTEDEIRLGLEMLVRAYDPCISCSTHYLDVEFV; from the coding sequence ATGAGTAAAGCAGTTGATATAAACGTAAAACATGTTACCCGTGTTGAAGGACATGGGAACATTGTGGTAAAAGCCGACGATGGAAGTATTGAAAAAGTTGAGTGGCAGGTACCGGAAGCGCCCAGATTTTTTGAAGCTATGGTGCGCGGCAACAATTATGACGATATCCAGACGATTGTAAGCAGAATATGCGGTATTTGCTCCGCATCTCATTCACTTGCCGCTCTTAAAGCCGTAGAAGACGCTCTTGATGTTAAAGTGTCCGAGCAGACTCGCAAACTCCGGATACTTCTTAATTATGCTGAACAGATAGAGAGCCATGTCTTACACGTAGGTTATCTCGTTGCTCCCGATTTGCTCGGCGTTAAGTCAGTCGTGCCGCTTGTATCTTCTCATCCTGATCTGGTAAAAACCATTATAGCGGCGCACCGTTTGGGTAATGAAATGATGAGCCTTATAGGCGGAAGAAGGACTCACCCTGTATCCGTTAAAGTCGGAGGTTTTTCACGTATACCTACCGAGAGTCAGCTTAAAGATCTAAAGAAGAAACTTGAAGATTCGGTTCCAAAGCTTAAAGTGATAGCCGAAGCAGTACTGGGTCTCGCGGATAAACTTCCCGCTTTCGAGAGAGATACGGAGTATATCAGTATAACAAATCCCGATCATTACACATTCTATGACGGAGATATCTTCAGCACTGACATTGACAAGACGGTCGACATACACGACTTCGAATCGGTCGCGAATGAATATGTATCAGCGCAGAGTACGGCAAAATGGACTAAATGGCATAGAGATTCTTTCGCCGTAGGCGCGCTGGCTCGGTTTAATAACAACGCCGATCAGCTTCTTCCGCTCGCAAAGAGCATAGCCGATATGTTCGGGCTTAAGAAGGGATGCTGTAACCCCTACTTTAATAATGTCGCGCAGATTGTTGAAGTAGTTCAAGTTGTTGAGCATTCGCTTAAACTCATTGGCGAGTTGCTTGAAGATGGACTTGACCCTGAAGCGAGTAAACCTCCTAAAGTTGAAACAAAAGCTGGTGAGGGAGTAGGATGTGTTGAAGCACCTCGCGGAATTCTCTTTCACAGGTACAAGTTCGATGATAATGGTATATGCACCGGAGCCAATATCTGTATTCCGACTAACCAGAACCACGGAAATATTCAGAAAGATTTCGAAGAGCTTGTACCGCAGTTTATCAGCGCTGATAAGACTGAAGATGAAATTCGCCTCGGGCTTGAGATGCTTGTTCGCGCGTATGATCCATGTATTTCCTGTTCTACTCATTATCTGGATGTTGAATTTGTTTAG
- a CDS encoding ARMT1-like domain-containing protein — MRTYLDCIPCFFNQALRAGRMAGLDEKKLKNLLDEVGTVMKGVSAEKTPPEIGMLIYEKVRDITGQYDPYKEVKENNISKCLDLYPLLKREVGNTEDSLLTAVRIAIAGNVIDFGPNREFDIEEEIETVLKKEFAIFDYDKFRHYLNKSDKILYIGDNAGEAVFDRVLIEEIKKPVIYVVREVPVINDVTRDDAMLAGIDRVARIESSGTSAPGTVIDTCSDEFMEIYREADFIISKGQGNYEGLSEEDRLIFFMLKLKCFVIAEDIGVSEGDIVLKGINI; from the coding sequence ATGAGAACATACCTTGATTGTATCCCCTGTTTCTTTAATCAGGCGCTGAGAGCGGGACGCATGGCCGGGTTGGATGAGAAAAAACTGAAGAACCTTCTTGATGAAGTGGGGACTGTGATGAAGGGTGTTTCTGCTGAAAAAACACCCCCTGAAATAGGAATGCTTATTTATGAAAAGGTAAGAGATATTACAGGACAATATGATCCATACAAAGAAGTAAAAGAGAATAATATTTCAAAATGTCTTGATTTGTATCCTTTGCTCAAGAGAGAAGTGGGTAACACCGAAGACAGTCTCCTTACGGCCGTAAGGATAGCCATAGCCGGCAATGTAATAGATTTTGGCCCGAATAGAGAGTTCGATATCGAAGAGGAAATAGAAACAGTATTGAAGAAAGAATTCGCGATATTCGATTACGATAAGTTCAGACATTATTTAAATAAAAGCGATAAAATCCTCTATATCGGTGATAATGCCGGTGAAGCTGTTTTTGACAGGGTCTTAATAGAGGAAATAAAAAAGCCGGTAATATATGTTGTTAGAGAAGTACCTGTTATAAACGACGTGACCCGAGATGACGCCATGCTGGCGGGTATTGACAGGGTTGCCCGTATAGAGTCTTCAGGGACTAGCGCTCCCGGGACTGTTATTGATACCTGCAGTGATGAATTTATGGAGATTTACAGAGAAGCGGATTTTATTATAAGCAAGGGTCAGGGAAACTATGAGGGGCTTTCTGAAGAAGATAGACTTATATTCTTTATGCTGAAATTGAAATGCTTTGTTATTGCCGAGGATATCGGGGTCAGCGAAGGGGATATTGTTTTGAAAGGGATTAATATCTAG
- the hypE gene encoding hydrogenase expression/formation protein HypE produces MNKKIITSAHGGGGTATKEIIDIVREYLGNPVLDQLGDSALLNLGSTEIAFTTDSYVIDPIVFPGGDIGKIAVCGTVNDIAMEGAKPLYMSLSLILEEGLEFELLERVIASVSSAARKADVLVVTGDTKVVEHGRAGGGLFINTAAVGRRYEGCNTSVSNAAPGDLVVVTGTIGDHGVTIINEREELDLESDLQSDVAPLNTLVDELLTSVPGIKSLRDPTRGGLAAALCDIAGASKAGIEIEEDKIKVKREVKAACDLLGFDPLNIANEGKAVIVCSEDSAQKVLEICSDNEFGRESVLIGRVVSEHPETVVLRTRMGGKRIVDMPRGENLPRIC; encoded by the coding sequence ATGAATAAAAAGATAATAACTTCAGCTCACGGCGGCGGAGGCACTGCTACTAAAGAGATAATAGATATTGTACGCGAGTATTTGGGAAACCCCGTGCTGGATCAACTTGGCGACAGCGCGCTTCTAAACCTCGGCAGCACCGAGATTGCTTTTACCACGGATTCTTACGTGATTGATCCGATTGTCTTTCCCGGAGGGGATATAGGCAAAATAGCGGTATGCGGCACTGTAAACGATATTGCCATGGAGGGCGCAAAACCGCTGTATATGAGCCTTTCGCTTATTCTTGAAGAGGGGCTTGAATTTGAATTGTTAGAGAGAGTGATTGCATCTGTTTCATCCGCCGCCAGGAAGGCTGATGTGCTTGTAGTTACCGGAGACACAAAAGTGGTAGAACACGGAAGAGCCGGCGGCGGTCTTTTTATCAATACGGCAGCTGTCGGCCGAAGATACGAAGGTTGCAATACGAGTGTATCGAATGCGGCTCCCGGTGATCTGGTTGTCGTTACAGGGACAATTGGAGATCACGGTGTTACTATAATAAATGAGCGTGAAGAACTTGACCTTGAATCCGACCTGCAGAGCGATGTAGCGCCTCTTAATACCCTGGTTGACGAGCTGCTCACGTCAGTGCCGGGAATAAAAAGCCTTAGAGATCCAACCCGCGGTGGGCTTGCAGCGGCACTTTGCGATATCGCCGGAGCATCAAAGGCTGGTATAGAGATAGAGGAAGATAAGATAAAAGTAAAGAGGGAGGTCAAAGCCGCTTGCGATCTGCTCGGGTTCGATCCCCTTAACATAGCGAATGAGGGAAAGGCGGTTATAGTCTGTTCTGAAGATTCAGCGCAGAAGGTTCTGGAAATTTGCAGCGATAATGAATTTGGAAGGGAATCCGTTTTGATAGGAAGAGTGGTCTCTGAACATCCGGAGACTGTTGTTCTTCGAACAAGAATGGGAGGGAAGCGTATTGTTGATATGCCGAGAGGAGAAAATCTGCCGAGGATATGCTGA
- a CDS encoding FAD/NAD(P)-binding protein: protein MAEDMYVPLQATTLRSEEMTETERFFEFKLDSGEPLGHEPGQFAEVSIPGIGEAPISISSSSTRSDTFEMVVRNVGNVSNGMHQLSKGDKIGIRGPFGKGFPVEEDMKGKDLLFICGGIGLVPVRSAIQHVLDNRSDYGSISILFGAKSPSERLFVDELAEWKEDDKIDCFMETVDKGDESWAGNVGLITTCIPKVDHDISNTKVIICGPPVMYKFVLIELEKLGFSHDDIFVSLERRMKCGVGLCGHCQINGYYVCQDGPVFKYSDIEDEKGAI from the coding sequence ATGGCAGAAGATATGTATGTGCCACTGCAGGCAACAACTCTTCGCTCTGAAGAAATGACCGAAACAGAGCGGTTCTTTGAATTTAAACTCGACTCGGGTGAGCCCCTGGGGCATGAGCCGGGACAATTTGCTGAAGTCTCCATTCCGGGAATAGGAGAAGCGCCTATTTCTATTTCATCGTCATCAACACGTTCGGATACATTCGAGATGGTTGTCCGTAACGTGGGGAATGTCTCTAACGGGATGCATCAGCTCAGCAAGGGGGACAAGATTGGCATTCGAGGTCCCTTTGGAAAAGGCTTCCCCGTGGAAGAGGATATGAAGGGGAAGGATCTGTTGTTTATCTGCGGCGGTATCGGACTTGTTCCTGTACGTTCCGCCATTCAGCATGTTCTTGACAATAGAAGCGATTACGGTTCGATAAGCATTCTTTTTGGTGCTAAATCGCCGTCAGAAAGGCTCTTTGTAGACGAGCTAGCTGAATGGAAGGAAGATGACAAAATTGATTGCTTTATGGAGACGGTTGATAAAGGAGATGAATCATGGGCCGGTAATGTCGGTCTTATTACAACCTGCATTCCTAAAGTAGATCACGATATCAGTAACACTAAAGTAATAATATGCGGACCCCCGGTAATGTACAAATTTGTGTTAATTGAACTTGAAAAGCTGGGGTTTTCACACGATGATATATTCGTATCGCTGGAACGGCGTATGAAATGCGGGGTTGGTCTATGCGGACATTGTCAGATAAACGGTTATTATGTCTGCCAGGATGGTCCCGTGTTTAAGTACTCTGATATCGAAGATGAAAAGGGGGCAATTTAA
- a CDS encoding HypC/HybG/HupF family hydrogenase formation chaperone: MCLAVPVKIVSLSKDRYTAVVDAGGVRREANVAMIEEPQVGDYILLHAGFAIQKWSIDDVKEYNEIIQRREDSIE, encoded by the coding sequence ATGTGTCTCGCGGTACCAGTCAAGATAGTTTCTTTATCAAAGGACCGTTATACTGCCGTGGTTGACGCGGGCGGAGTGCGGCGTGAAGCGAATGTCGCTATGATAGAAGAACCTCAAGTCGGAGATTATATACTTCTGCACGCGGGATTTGCTATACAGAAATGGTCAATCGATGATGTAAAGGAATATAACGAAATAATTCAGAGACGGGAAGATAGTATAGAATGA
- the hypB gene encoding hydrogenase nickel incorporation protein HypB: MSTGEIKIYKDLMGENDKWAGNIRKMRRENGISMINIIGSPGCGKTALLESMIKKLGEVSNFAVLEGDVETTNDAVRLKALDIEVSQLISGGACHLEAKLVHNAISDLDLEKIDMVIVENVGNLVCPAEFDIGEDAKVAVLSVTEGEDKPVKYPLLFQEAKCSVVSKMDLLEHLDFDIEKCISNIKKVNPRLPIFKLASLTGEGVDDWIAWVQEQLENAKKSSGSS, from the coding sequence ATGAGCACCGGTGAGATTAAGATATACAAGGACTTAATGGGAGAAAATGACAAATGGGCTGGTAATATACGTAAGATGCGGCGTGAAAATGGTATCTCGATGATCAATATTATAGGTTCTCCCGGATGTGGAAAGACAGCCCTTCTTGAATCTATGATAAAGAAATTGGGAGAGGTGTCCAATTTTGCCGTACTTGAAGGAGATGTTGAAACTACAAATGACGCAGTCAGGCTTAAAGCTCTTGATATAGAAGTCTCTCAATTGATCTCGGGCGGGGCCTGCCATCTTGAGGCAAAGCTTGTACACAACGCAATCTCTGATCTGGATCTTGAGAAAATCGATATGGTTATTGTTGAAAATGTTGGTAATCTTGTATGCCCCGCCGAATTTGATATCGGCGAAGACGCGAAGGTGGCCGTACTTAGCGTAACTGAGGGAGAGGATAAACCTGTTAAGTATCCTCTATTGTTTCAGGAAGCTAAATGCTCGGTGGTGAGCAAGATGGATCTGCTCGAGCATCTTGATTTTGATATTGAAAAGTGTATCTCCAACATTAAAAAGGTAAACCCGCGTTTACCAATATTCAAGCTTGCTTCGCTCACAGGCGAAGGTGTCGATGACTGGATTGCGTGGGTTCAGGAGCAGCTTGAAAATGCTAAAAAGAGTTCTGGCAGTAGTTAA
- a CDS encoding hydrogenase maturation nickel metallochaperone HypA encodes MHELSLCKTIVDTVLEQMKKHDLPRGSLLSTKIDVGAMRQIVYEQMQFAYEVLTKNTIAAGSELDITVLPVIIKCNSCGWKGETDTIMAYCPECFSVDTIMLQGKELTLEKLEVR; translated from the coding sequence ATGCATGAACTCAGTTTATGCAAAACAATTGTCGATACTGTACTTGAGCAGATGAAAAAGCACGATTTGCCTCGAGGTTCACTTTTGTCCACGAAAATAGATGTGGGTGCTATGCGGCAGATTGTCTATGAGCAGATGCAGTTTGCCTATGAAGTTCTGACAAAAAATACAATTGCGGCAGGTTCAGAACTTGACATCACGGTTCTTCCTGTAATAATTAAATGCAACTCGTGTGGCTGGAAGGGTGAAACAGATACCATAATGGCCTATTGCCCGGAATGTTTCAGTGTAGATACTATAATGCTTCAGGGCAAAGAGCTTACTTTGGAAAAATTGGAGGTCAGGTAA
- a CDS encoding cytochrome B, with the protein MSKPRVAIFDFACCEGCQLQIVDMEEEIIDLLSVINPVEWREAMSEQSEQFDISIIEGSITRVEDEERLRSIREKSKVLVALGACAVTGGVNKLKNNFDLDDVKQFVYKDDAKMPHLNTSKTKAVCEVVKVDYNVPGCPIDVDEFAYIVRCLAIGKEPDLPTYSVCVECKKKGNICRFEYGELCLGPITLAGCGAKCPTESAACFGCRGWVEDPNVNAAKDVLEEYGLTVDDLKSKMKLFGSQQENTI; encoded by the coding sequence ATGAGTAAACCGAGAGTTGCAATATTTGATTTTGCCTGCTGTGAAGGTTGTCAGCTGCAGATTGTCGATATGGAAGAGGAGATTATCGATCTTCTGTCTGTTATAAATCCGGTAGAGTGGCGGGAAGCTATGAGCGAACAAAGCGAGCAGTTCGATATTTCTATTATCGAAGGTTCTATAACACGGGTTGAAGACGAAGAACGGCTGCGCTCGATTAGAGAAAAGTCAAAGGTTCTTGTAGCTTTAGGCGCCTGTGCCGTAACAGGCGGGGTAAATAAACTTAAGAACAACTTTGATCTTGATGATGTTAAGCAATTTGTATATAAAGATGACGCCAAGATGCCGCATTTGAATACCAGTAAGACAAAAGCTGTCTGTGAGGTAGTTAAGGTGGACTATAACGTTCCGGGCTGCCCGATAGATGTCGATGAATTTGCTTATATTGTGAGATGTCTGGCGATTGGCAAAGAACCGGACCTTCCCACCTATTCAGTGTGTGTTGAATGCAAGAAGAAGGGTAATATTTGCAGATTTGAATACGGCGAATTATGTCTCGGCCCAATCACTCTCGCGGGCTGCGGCGCGAAATGTCCGACGGAAAGCGCGGCTTGTTTCGGGTGCAGGGGATGGGTGGAAGATCCGAATGTGAATGCCGCCAAAGATGTGCTTGAAGAATATGGTCTGACGGTTGATGACTTGAAGAGTAAAATGAAATTATTTGGTAGTCAACAGGAGAATACAATATGA
- the hypD gene encoding hydrogenase formation protein HypD, with protein MTVDKLVESISNKSDRIGRTVNLMEVCGTHTMAAFRSGIRTRLPEQVRLLSGPGCPVCVTSDNYIDHAIELAMTENTIITTFGDMMRVPGSRGSLSLAKARGKDIRVIYSPQQALVAARKNPGREVIFLGVGFETTTPLVAWTIQNAYSRKMPNYSVLCAHKTIMPAMRALCDSDDVRVDGFLCPGHVSVITGAEIYKPLCREYHAPCVIAGFEPEDILLSIDMLLNQIISGEASVEIQYTRSVTAAGNKLAQKCVNDVFKPCDASWRGMGVIPSSGLSVRSSYKEYDAELKFPRIRVSEVKRDTGCRCGDVLRAVITPSECGLFKKECTPDNPIGPCMVSSEGTCAAYYRYSRIDE; from the coding sequence ATGACTGTTGATAAGCTGGTTGAATCAATATCGAATAAATCGGACAGGATCGGCAGGACAGTTAACCTGATGGAGGTATGCGGCACTCATACTATGGCGGCATTCAGGAGCGGGATTCGAACTCGTCTTCCGGAGCAAGTGCGTCTTCTTTCAGGGCCGGGCTGTCCCGTATGTGTCACATCTGACAATTATATAGATCATGCCATAGAGCTGGCAATGACTGAAAATACAATAATTACTACCTTCGGAGACATGATGCGCGTACCGGGGAGCAGGGGCAGTCTCTCACTTGCTAAAGCAAGAGGAAAAGATATTCGTGTTATATATTCGCCCCAGCAGGCTCTTGTGGCAGCAAGGAAGAATCCCGGCAGGGAAGTTATTTTTCTTGGAGTGGGATTTGAGACGACGACACCGCTCGTAGCCTGGACTATACAAAACGCCTATTCGCGAAAGATGCCGAATTATTCAGTCTTGTGCGCGCACAAAACTATTATGCCTGCCATGCGGGCCTTGTGCGACTCTGATGATGTGCGGGTTGACGGTTTTCTATGTCCGGGACACGTAAGTGTTATAACGGGGGCTGAAATATATAAGCCCTTATGCCGTGAGTATCACGCGCCTTGCGTGATCGCCGGTTTCGAACCTGAAGATATTCTCTTATCTATAGATATGCTCCTGAACCAGATAATCTCCGGCGAAGCTTCTGTTGAGATTCAGTATACAAGAAGTGTAACCGCCGCGGGGAACAAACTGGCACAGAAGTGTGTAAATGATGTCTTTAAGCCCTGTGACGCGTCATGGCGAGGTATGGGAGTAATACCGTCAAGCGGGTTGTCTGTCAGATCCTCGTATAAGGAGTACGACGCCGAATTAAAATTCCCCCGCATAAGGGTAAGTGAAGTAAAGCGTGACACCGGATGCCGCTGCGGTGACGTATTACGCGCCGTTATTACACCCTCAGAGTGCGGGTTGTTCAAAAAGGAGTGTACTCCGGATAATCCCATAGGTCCTTGTATGGTCTCCAGTGAGGGGACATGCGCCGCCTATTACAGGTATTCGCGTATAGATGAATGA